One segment of Thermogemmata fonticola DNA contains the following:
- a CDS encoding Gfo/Idh/MocA family protein → MNGAVDRRAFLGSAAVLSLSAAGYNRTLGANERLGVAFVGCGGRAQAHMDVIQRLGASGEAVSAVAVCDVWDGHEEEYTTTFGGKLSQRRYAQGLYPAARKCGLDPADRRHVTKDYRRVLELREVDVVCIATPDHWHARMTLDALAAGKDVFVERPMTRTAAEAAAVWTAWRQSQRVVVVGVQNLADPIWGQAWDYLRSGQLGHVVQGQTGAFRNDIRGQWRFYRLVESMNTRTID, encoded by the coding sequence ATGAATGGCGCAGTAGATCGGCGGGCATTTTTGGGATCGGCGGCGGTCTTATCGCTGTCGGCAGCCGGTTACAATCGGACGCTAGGGGCCAACGAGCGGTTGGGGGTGGCGTTTGTGGGCTGCGGCGGGCGTGCTCAGGCGCATATGGATGTGATCCAGCGTTTGGGTGCGTCCGGGGAAGCGGTGTCCGCCGTGGCCGTCTGCGATGTGTGGGATGGGCATGAGGAAGAATATACCACCACGTTCGGGGGGAAGTTGAGCCAGCGGCGGTATGCCCAGGGTTTGTATCCGGCGGCTCGTAAGTGCGGTTTGGACCCGGCCGACCGTCGGCACGTCACCAAGGATTACCGGCGCGTGCTGGAATTGCGGGAAGTGGATGTGGTGTGCATCGCCACGCCGGATCACTGGCATGCCCGCATGACCTTGGACGCCTTGGCCGCGGGCAAGGATGTGTTCGTGGAGCGCCCCATGACGCGCACTGCTGCGGAGGCAGCGGCGGTGTGGACGGCCTGGCGGCAATCTCAGCGTGTGGTCGTGGTCGGCGTGCAGAACCTGGCCGATCCCATCTGGGGACAAGCCTGGGACTATCTCCGGAGCGGGCAGTTGGGCCACGTGGTGCAAGGCCAGACCGGGGCTTTCCGCAACGACATCCGCGGGCAATGGCGGTTCTACCGTCTCGTGGAGTCGATGAATACCCGCACCATCGACTGA